Proteins found in one Zea mays cultivar B73 chromosome 1, Zm-B73-REFERENCE-NAM-5.0, whole genome shotgun sequence genomic segment:
- the LOC100501552 gene encoding uncharacterized protein LOC100501552, which yields MTARSDDPGVSPGTSAAAGGEIWGTWEELLLACAVRKHGTASWDSVAMEMLSRCPPAAADSLTPAGCRLRYRLLHRRFTAAAAVNGDEEPDAASADCCVEELRKLRVAELRREVERYDLSIGSLQSRVERLKEERARSISGEANPVPAVKEDGEEEPAEGRKESLEEEGDDAGGGEEDRVSGGESGRSCKESNSSDLKRPRPARDAGDGDAAARREDEGAGDAARESSAVKREQVSGESVVGSKDTVAAADTEKESSDVQSSASPSRRREREIGAGEDADVASAPPPPAPAAAVLPAAEAEALRAFLEVVRTSKPGSVFERRLESQDDAKYRCTIRRHVDLETVRSRLDGGSGSYASATEFYRDLLLLCANALVFYPRGSPERSAAARTRALVAKHMSKDQPGPSGKAVAGPAASKKAKAEADVGSLLEKTAPIIVCRKRSSIAKAAAAATAKEERSEKAESDKEGEKQQEAVGKRKAAAAAKDRAAWGPRTNKTRGGPAVRKASAQSHKGASAAADNGSDSDAPPEEAKKQPAADKKGGGGGGVAKKRNAVNFLNRMKQGGSAPSTERVSLLETLKLSAAAEQKKAGKGEGKEPAGGSGSKKATPGRRNVGRPPKRAAAPPSPPPSKRAKGGGGGGKRGGRK from the exons ATGACGGCCAGATCGGACGATCCCGGCGTCTCGCCAGGGACGtcggcggcggctggcggcgagATCTGGGGCACGTGGGAGGAGCTCCTCCTGGCGTGTGCCGTACGGAAGCACGGTACCGCCAGCTGGGACTCCGTGGCCATGGAGATGCTGTCCCGCTGCCCTCCCGCCGCGGCCGACAGCCTCACGCCCGCTGGGTGCCGCCTGCGGTATCGCCTGCTCCACCGCCGgttcaccgccgccgccgccgtaaacGGTGACGAGGAGCCCGACGCGGCCTCCGCCGACTGCTGCGTGGAGGAGCTCCGCAAGCTGCGCGTCGCCGagctccgccgcgaggtcgagagATACGACCTCTCGATCGG GTCATTGCAATCTAGAGTGGAAAGGCTTAAAGAGGAGAGAGCGAGGAGCATCTCCGGCGAGGCCAATCCAGTACCGGCGGTGAAGGAGGACGGCGAGGAGGAGCCGGCGGAGGGGAGGAAAGAATCTCTGGAGGAGGAGGGCGACGATGCCGGCGGCGGGGAGGAGGATCGTGTCTCCGGCGGCGAGTCCGGGCGGTCGTGCAAGGAGTCCAACTCGTCAGATCTGAAGCGGCCGCGGCCAGCGCGAGACGCCGGGGACGGCGACGCGGCGGCGAGGAGGGAGGACGAGGGGGCAGGAGACGCCGCCCGCGAGTCGTCGGCTGTGAAGCGCGAGCAGGTCTCCGGTGAGTCGGTGGTTGGGTCCAAGGACACGGTGGCGGCGGCTGACACGGAGAAGGAGAGCAGCGACGTGCAGAGCTCGGCCAGCCCGTCCCGTCGCCGCGAGCGGGAGATCGGCGCCGGCGAGGACGCGGATGTGGCctcagcgccgccgccgccagcgccCGCAGCGGCGGTCCTCCCCGCTGCGGAGGCCGAGGCGTTGCGCGCGTTCCTCGAGGTGGTGCGAACCAGCAAGCCGGGCTCCGTGTTCGAGCGCCGGCTCGAGAGCCAG GACGACGCGAAATACAGGTGCACCATCAGGCGCCACGTGGACCTGGAGACGGTGAGGTCCAGGCTGGACGGTGGGTCCGGCAGCTACGCCTCGGCGACCGAGTTCTACCGCGACCTGCTCCTGCTGTGCGCCAACGCGCTGGTCTTCTACCCGCGCGGCTCGCCCGAGCGTTCCGCCGCGGCGCGGACGCGCGCGCTCGTCGCCAAGCACATGTCCAAGGACCAGCCGGGGCCCTCGGGGAAGGCTGTCGCGGGGCCGGCGGCGTCCAAGAAGGCCAAGGCGGAGGCCGACGTTGGGTCGCTGCTGGAGAAGACGGCGCCCATCATCGTGTGCCGGAAGCGGAGCTCTATCGCCAAGGCCGCCGCGGCGGCCACCGCCAAAGAGGAGAGATCGGAGAAGGCGGAGTCCGACAAGGAGGGCGAGAAGCAGCAGGAGGCGGTGGGCAAGAGGAAGGCGGCGGCCGCCGCCAAGGACAGGGCGGCGTGGGGCCCGAGAACGAACAAGACCCGCGGCGGGCCTGCTGTCCGGAAGGCgtcggctcagagccacaagggggcgtcggcggcggcggacaACGGCTCGGACAGCGACGCACCGCCCGAGGAGGCCAAGAAGCAGCCTGCCGCTGACAAGaaaggtggtggtggcggcggtgtcgCCAAGAAGCGCAACGCCGTCAACTTCCTCAACCGGATGAAGCAAGGTGGCTCGGCGCCGTCGACGGAGCGGGTGTCGCTACTGGAGACGCTGAAGCTCTCGGCCGCGGCGGAGCAGAAGAAGGCCGGGAAAGGCGAGGGCAAGGAGCCCGCGGGCGGGTCCGGTTCCAAGAAGGCCACGCCGGGGAGGAGGAACGTTGGCAGGCCACCGAAACGCGCGGCTGCCCCTCCATCCCCGCCACCGTCCAAGAGGgcaaagggcggcggcggcggcgggaaaCGCGGGGGCAGGAAGTGA